From Trueperella pecoris, a single genomic window includes:
- the glnA gene encoding type I glutamate--ammonia ligase: MFTSVDEANKFLVEEGVEFVDVRFCDLPGVMQHFSIPIAAFDEDSLNQGLMFDGSSIRGFTKIHESDMKLMPDLSTAYVDPFRKLKTLVMNFFVVDPFTGEPYSRDPRNIAKRAEEHLRASGIADTVFFGAEAEFYIFDDIRYNDTPNKVGYSIDSREAWWNTDNDEGPNLGYKNRMKGGYFPVSPNDQMADLRDEMTAKCQQVGLQIERAHHEVGVGQQEINYKFDTLLAAADDVMKFKYIIKNTAIEAGKTATFMPKPLFGDAGSGMHCHQSLWKDGQPLFHDERGYGGLSDLARWYIGGLLAHAPSLLAFTNPSINSFHRLVPGFEAPVNLVYSARNRSACTRIPVTGSSAKAKRIEYRTPDASSNPYLAFAAQLMAGLDGIRNRIEPPAPIDKDLYELPPEEHADIEKLPESLEDALRALEADHDYLTEGGVFDEDIIETWIAYKREKEIEPLRQRPHPYEFTLYYDL; this comes from the coding sequence TTCTGCGACCTTCCGGGCGTCATGCAACACTTCTCCATCCCGATCGCGGCCTTCGACGAGGACTCGCTGAATCAGGGCCTGATGTTTGACGGCTCGTCGATCCGCGGCTTCACCAAGATTCACGAATCTGACATGAAACTCATGCCCGATCTGTCGACCGCTTACGTCGACCCGTTCCGCAAGCTCAAGACCCTGGTGATGAACTTTTTCGTCGTCGACCCCTTCACCGGGGAGCCCTACTCGCGCGACCCGCGCAATATCGCCAAGCGCGCCGAGGAACACCTGCGTGCCAGCGGCATTGCAGACACCGTCTTCTTCGGAGCCGAGGCCGAGTTCTATATCTTCGACGATATCCGCTACAACGATACGCCCAACAAGGTGGGCTACTCGATCGATTCGCGCGAGGCGTGGTGGAACACGGATAACGACGAGGGCCCCAATCTTGGCTACAAGAATCGGATGAAGGGCGGTTACTTCCCCGTCTCCCCCAACGATCAGATGGCCGACCTTCGTGACGAGATGACGGCGAAGTGCCAGCAGGTCGGACTGCAGATCGAGCGTGCACATCACGAGGTTGGTGTGGGCCAGCAGGAGATCAACTACAAGTTCGACACCCTCCTCGCGGCGGCCGACGACGTCATGAAGTTTAAATACATCATCAAGAACACGGCGATCGAGGCCGGCAAGACGGCAACCTTTATGCCCAAGCCCCTGTTCGGCGACGCCGGTTCGGGCATGCACTGCCACCAGTCGCTGTGGAAGGATGGCCAGCCGCTGTTCCACGACGAGCGGGGCTACGGCGGCCTGTCGGACCTCGCACGCTGGTACATCGGCGGGTTGCTTGCACACGCTCCTTCGCTGCTGGCGTTCACCAACCCATCGATCAATTCCTTCCACCGCCTCGTCCCCGGTTTCGAGGCGCCCGTGAACCTCGTGTACTCGGCCCGCAACCGTTCGGCGTGCACACGAATTCCCGTGACAGGCTCGTCAGCGAAGGCTAAGCGCATCGAGTACCGCACTCCAGACGCCTCCTCGAACCCGTACCTGGCGTTCGCCGCACAGCTCATGGCCGGCCTGGATGGCATTCGCAACCGCATTGAGCCGCCCGCACCGATCGACAAGGACCTTTACGAACTTCCACCCGAGGAGCACGCGGATATCGAGAAGTTGCCCGAATCTCTGGAGGATGCGCTTCGCGCCCTTGAGGCCGATCACGATTACCTCACCGAGGGCGGTGTCTTCGACGAGGACATCATCGAAACCTGGATCGCTTACAAGCGCGAGAAGGAAATCGAGCCGCTCCGCCAGCGCCCGCACCCCTACGAATTCACGCTGTACTACGACCTGTAG
- a CDS encoding LamG-like jellyroll fold domain-containing protein, whose protein sequence is MHIRSRAGLAFATALFVVVPTTATSAPLGELPTPIHHYSFDMSDGSDSTGSRNADAGDYSFAKGVEGNALRVVDGKGMSFTAAHELGESDPWTVSYWVRTDEVPADRVSVLMDKNKDFSFDLKMAADRSAGFHVGKGGGDVLTFKHTFDAATWHHVTWTQSKDAGLSMYVDGALTETNAWTKTHRTLVPLDLIGGTGFTGDIDEVKVFDSVLTADQVKELSGKKAPDAVTPALPWNNTVAEYKLADKHLSTVMREPGGKRQYLGQPDMIRTNTGRLIAAFPEGHGKGPLIMMTSDDDGATWTEKKDIPASWAGSQETPTLYKLNLPDGTERLMLITANPGWGTDKAGHKYGWNTSYSDDNGETWTEYSHFHSKRTWDNADNDAIVAMASLVQLKDDNGNLIPKWMGVYHNYKFVNFKTYLTFENGVEKWSDPEPYLAEHRNIEETYKMCEIGMFRSPDGKRIVGLARSQSHSHRATMIYSDNEGKTWSKPVELPGSLAGERHKPTYDPASGRVVVPMREIRYDLNKNGRHDGENDWKAGNWVAWVGTYDQLMNQEAGQYRILLERDWSNNRYGGDTGYSGIVTREDGTFIIVSYGHWDKDFSRSWLDPSKGQYNVTTDLSYIKQAKFRLWDVEQANGLDIAPAPKTVVTGTVEGGTSTSSDRLEGKVVAVKPAPAPSPTTTPTPEKPAPAKPTLPATGAGVAGLSIGAAALLLAGGTLVLRRRSN, encoded by the coding sequence ATGCATATACGCTCTCGGGCAGGTCTAGCTTTTGCGACTGCTCTCTTCGTCGTGGTGCCAACCACGGCAACATCGGCTCCCCTCGGCGAGCTTCCCACCCCCATCCATCACTACAGTTTCGATATGTCAGACGGTTCGGATAGCACAGGTTCGCGCAACGCGGACGCAGGCGACTATTCCTTCGCAAAGGGCGTTGAAGGCAATGCCCTGCGCGTTGTTGACGGCAAGGGCATGTCCTTTACTGCCGCCCATGAGCTGGGCGAGTCTGATCCGTGGACCGTGTCCTATTGGGTCCGAACCGATGAGGTTCCGGCCGATCGGGTTTCGGTGTTGATGGACAAGAATAAGGACTTTTCTTTTGATCTGAAAATGGCCGCAGATCGTTCCGCCGGCTTCCACGTGGGCAAGGGCGGCGGAGACGTCTTGACGTTCAAGCACACCTTTGACGCTGCCACCTGGCATCACGTCACGTGGACGCAATCGAAGGACGCCGGCTTGTCCATGTATGTCGACGGCGCTCTGACGGAGACGAACGCATGGACGAAGACGCACCGCACGCTCGTGCCCCTCGACCTCATTGGCGGTACGGGCTTCACCGGCGACATCGACGAGGTCAAGGTCTTTGATTCAGTTCTCACCGCCGACCAGGTCAAGGAGCTTTCGGGCAAGAAGGCTCCCGACGCCGTCACCCCGGCTCTCCCCTGGAACAACACCGTTGCCGAGTACAAACTAGCCGACAAGCACCTGTCCACGGTCATGCGCGAACCGGGCGGCAAGCGTCAATATCTTGGCCAGCCAGATATGATCCGGACGAACACGGGTCGCCTTATCGCTGCCTTCCCCGAGGGGCATGGCAAGGGCCCGCTCATCATGATGACCTCCGACGACGACGGCGCGACATGGACCGAGAAGAAGGATATTCCGGCGTCGTGGGCGGGGTCTCAGGAGACGCCGACCCTGTACAAGCTCAACCTCCCCGACGGCACGGAGCGCCTCATGCTCATCACGGCCAATCCCGGTTGGGGAACGGACAAGGCCGGCCACAAGTATGGGTGGAACACCTCCTACTCCGACGACAACGGCGAAACGTGGACCGAGTACAGCCACTTCCATTCGAAGCGCACGTGGGACAACGCAGATAACGACGCCATCGTCGCCATGGCCTCGCTCGTGCAGCTCAAGGATGACAACGGCAACCTCATCCCCAAGTGGATGGGTGTCTACCACAACTACAAGTTCGTCAATTTCAAGACTTACCTGACCTTCGAGAATGGGGTCGAAAAGTGGTCCGATCCTGAGCCTTACCTCGCCGAGCACAGGAACATCGAAGAAACATACAAGATGTGCGAAATCGGCATGTTCCGCTCGCCCGACGGAAAGCGCATTGTCGGTCTCGCCCGTAGCCAGTCGCACAGCCATCGTGCCACGATGATCTATTCCGATAATGAGGGAAAGACGTGGTCCAAGCCCGTCGAGCTACCAGGGTCGTTGGCCGGCGAGCGCCACAAGCCCACGTACGATCCGGCTTCCGGCCGCGTAGTTGTCCCCATGCGTGAAATCCGCTACGACCTCAACAAGAATGGCCGCCACGACGGAGAAAACGACTGGAAGGCCGGAAACTGGGTCGCTTGGGTCGGCACCTACGATCAGCTGATGAACCAAGAAGCGGGCCAGTACCGCATCCTGCTCGAGCGTGACTGGTCGAATAACCGCTACGGCGGCGACACCGGGTACTCTGGCATCGTGACGCGCGAGGATGGCACATTCATCATTGTCTCCTATGGTCACTGGGACAAGGATTTTTCACGTAGTTGGCTGGACCCCAGCAAGGGCCAGTACAACGTGACCACCGACCTGTCCTACATCAAGCAGGCAAAGTTCCGCCTGTGGGACGTGGAGCAGGCGAACGGCCTCGACATCGCACCGGCGCCCAAGACCGTTGTTACCGGGACGGTCGAAGGCGGCACCTCGACGTCGTCTGACCGGCTCGAGGGCAAGGTCGTCGCGGTGAAGCCGGCTCCTGCCCCGTCGCCGACCACAACACCGACTCCGGAGAAGCCAGCGCCCGCGAAGCCTACCCTCCCCGCCACAGGCGCGGGTGTCGCAGGCCTGTCGATCGGCGCCGCAGCGCTGCTGCTGGCAGGCGGAACGCTCGTGCTTCGGCGTCGTAGCAACTAA
- a CDS encoding family 20 glycosylhydrolase: MKKRRWFLGAIGAMSLIFSAFATSVASAEPDVAPGGYHASASTIKLPDTIPSLDNFKPAQGTWSLGKGARVVSSEDLKKRANMLSTELTAFLGDKVPAATGQGTAKDVVLTRDETRKAALGDEGFELTIGDKGLVVTAATDAGVFYGTRSVSQLLRQSDRGDAKLTLPAGSVISKPKYHERGATLCACQINISTEWIDRFLDDMADLRLNYLLLEMKVKSDKYPDTQTWSYYTPEDVKKFVAKAREYNIDVIPEINSPGHMEIWIENSPQYQLVRQEGYKKGEYRPSLLDISNPEARKLYKDLIDEYDQSFDTKYWHMGADEYMIGERSPYQDFPQLATYAKEVTKNPNATGKDAFIHFLNEINTHVKSKDAPGGGKKQLRIWNDGVQETQAVTLDKDIIVEYWFTEGLKPNQLFDRGYKVMNANDLLYFSRQNPGYKFDDAKIETTYNAKKWNVGSFPGNVQIDPEHKNLTGAKISIWPDESTYQTENEVAKEVWSSLRFISQMTWSGSYHWDTWKDMKAAAVSIGDPYIRSAMPSTDLPAGTYTIPELATLGKGPWKFTPTNDDYYQIEDTASGKCLALDTGSKHLKVVTEVGAQPNLRDCADMNRTWVTGRDAAEARNTQKWQVQAKDSAITLRNALTLQYLAIATGEEKHVDIQGVSAEKVKTDEKLLNATLSRSGNKIAKGKLAQFPRDLVTVDGKSTSAFKSNALFSITQELGISTDVTKLSDLNPSIPGKITATVSALGTKNAEASKVNIAVPEGWKALPAEVNLQAIPKGKSAKVVFNVVNTTATDGVATLTWHIEGKTLTTEVALSATLGPRVCEGFEDISTDSEETSGEPRPNGVATAAFDNNPDTYWHTEWKSKSPEPPHWLIFNPTKALTKDTVVNDMLSVEYLPRQGKPNGRIENYKVYVSDTNAKADDKAAWGEPVAQGAWENNADWQRASFPAGTKAKFVKLEILSNHRSLDQANPPYTSAASICVSSKVPAVELVDPEQPKDNPVVTPEKPAPEAKPTPEKPAPEAKPTPEKPAPEAKPTPEKPAPEAKPTPEKPAPEAKPTPEKPAPEAKPTPEKPAPEAKPTPTPASKDALQATPETRVVKELSKTGITIGALSAIMAGILVLGSGLMILNRRAKK, from the coding sequence ATGAAGAAACGACGTTGGTTCTTAGGAGCAATTGGCGCTATGTCACTTATTTTCAGCGCATTTGCAACTTCTGTAGCATCTGCTGAACCAGATGTTGCACCAGGCGGCTACCATGCTTCCGCTTCAACAATTAAATTGCCAGATACCATTCCAAGCTTAGATAACTTTAAACCGGCTCAAGGCACCTGGAGCCTTGGTAAGGGTGCTCGTGTTGTTTCTTCAGAAGATTTGAAGAAGCGCGCTAACATGTTGTCCACGGAACTTACTGCTTTTCTTGGCGATAAAGTTCCAGCAGCAACGGGGCAAGGAACAGCCAAAGATGTTGTTCTTACACGTGACGAAACACGAAAAGCAGCTTTAGGCGATGAAGGTTTCGAACTGACCATTGGCGACAAAGGTTTAGTTGTTACAGCAGCTACCGATGCTGGTGTTTTCTATGGCACACGTTCTGTTTCTCAACTTTTACGTCAGTCTGATCGTGGAGATGCGAAGTTAACTCTTCCTGCTGGAAGCGTTATTTCGAAGCCAAAGTACCATGAGCGTGGCGCAACGTTATGTGCTTGCCAGATTAATATTTCTACAGAGTGGATTGATCGTTTCCTTGACGATATGGCCGATCTTCGCTTGAATTACCTTCTTCTTGAAATGAAGGTGAAGTCTGATAAGTACCCAGATACTCAAACCTGGAGCTACTACACACCTGAAGATGTTAAGAAGTTTGTTGCTAAGGCACGCGAGTACAACATTGATGTTATTCCTGAGATCAACTCCCCTGGTCATATGGAAATCTGGATTGAAAACTCACCTCAATACCAATTGGTTCGTCAAGAAGGATATAAGAAAGGCGAATACCGTCCAAGCCTCCTGGATATTTCTAACCCGGAAGCACGTAAGCTTTACAAAGATTTGATCGATGAATACGATCAATCTTTTGACACCAAGTACTGGCATATGGGTGCTGATGAGTACATGATCGGTGAACGCTCACCTTATCAAGACTTTCCACAACTAGCTACATACGCAAAAGAAGTAACTAAAAACCCAAATGCTACTGGTAAAGATGCATTCATTCATTTTCTAAATGAGATTAACACTCATGTTAAAAGTAAGGATGCTCCTGGTGGAGGAAAGAAGCAGCTCCGCATTTGGAATGACGGTGTTCAAGAAACTCAAGCAGTAACTCTAGATAAAGACATTATCGTTGAATACTGGTTCACTGAAGGTTTGAAACCAAACCAATTATTCGATCGCGGTTACAAGGTCATGAATGCAAATGATCTTCTTTACTTCTCACGTCAAAATCCTGGTTACAAATTCGACGATGCCAAGATTGAAACCACTTACAACGCCAAGAAGTGGAACGTTGGCAGTTTCCCTGGCAACGTACAAATTGATCCCGAACATAAAAACCTCACTGGTGCGAAAATTTCAATCTGGCCAGATGAATCCACCTACCAAACAGAAAACGAAGTAGCGAAAGAAGTTTGGTCATCCCTACGTTTCATTTCCCAGATGACATGGAGCGGCTCTTACCACTGGGATACATGGAAAGATATGAAGGCTGCTGCAGTCTCAATTGGCGATCCATACATTCGATCAGCAATGCCATCAACCGATCTTCCAGCAGGAACATACACAATTCCTGAGCTCGCCACACTCGGCAAGGGACCATGGAAGTTCACGCCAACCAATGACGATTACTACCAAATCGAAGACACAGCATCCGGTAAATGCTTAGCTCTTGACACAGGATCGAAGCATTTGAAAGTTGTCACCGAAGTCGGTGCTCAACCAAACCTCCGTGACTGTGCAGATATGAATCGCACCTGGGTTACTGGTCGTGACGCTGCAGAAGCTCGTAACACCCAAAAATGGCAAGTTCAGGCTAAGGATAGTGCCATAACTCTTCGCAACGCTCTCACACTTCAGTACTTAGCAATTGCAACTGGAGAAGAAAAGCATGTTGACATTCAGGGTGTTTCCGCTGAAAAAGTAAAGACGGACGAAAAACTTCTCAACGCAACACTTTCTCGATCCGGAAACAAGATCGCTAAGGGCAAACTTGCACAGTTCCCACGCGATCTCGTCACTGTGGATGGGAAGTCAACCAGCGCATTCAAGAGCAACGCTTTGTTCTCTATCACGCAAGAACTTGGTATTTCCACAGACGTCACCAAGTTGAGCGATCTCAACCCAAGCATCCCAGGAAAGATCACTGCCACAGTGTCTGCTCTTGGAACAAAGAATGCCGAAGCTTCTAAAGTCAACATTGCAGTACCAGAAGGCTGGAAAGCTCTACCTGCCGAAGTAAATCTTCAAGCTATTCCAAAGGGAAAGAGTGCAAAGGTTGTATTCAACGTCGTTAACACAACAGCAACCGACGGTGTAGCAACTCTTACATGGCATATTGAGGGAAAGACCCTCACCACTGAGGTAGCTCTTTCTGCAACTCTCGGACCACGCGTATGCGAAGGCTTTGAGGATATTTCAACTGATTCAGAAGAAACCAGCGGTGAACCACGTCCAAACGGCGTTGCCACGGCAGCTTTTGACAACAATCCAGATACCTACTGGCACACGGAATGGAAGTCTAAATCGCCAGAACCACCACACTGGTTAATTTTCAATCCAACAAAGGCTTTGACCAAGGACACCGTCGTTAACGACATGCTCTCTGTTGAGTATCTTCCACGCCAAGGAAAGCCAAACGGACGTATTGAAAACTACAAGGTTTACGTTTCGGATACCAACGCAAAGGCCGATGATAAGGCTGCTTGGGGCGAGCCTGTTGCACAAGGCGCCTGGGAAAATAACGCTGATTGGCAGCGTGCATCTTTCCCAGCAGGAACAAAGGCAAAGTTCGTCAAACTTGAAATCCTTTCAAACCACCGTAGTTTGGATCAGGCAAATCCCCCATACACATCTGCTGCAAGCATTTGTGTTTCCTCTAAGGTCCCTGCTGTTGAGCTAGTTGATCCTGAACAGCCAAAAGACAACCCAGTAGTGACTCCAGAGAAGCCAGCACCTGAAGCAAAGCCAACTCCAGAGAAGCCAGCACCTGAAGCAAAGCCAACTCCAGAGAAGCCAGCACCTGAAGCAAAGCCAACTCCAGAGAAGCCAGCACCTGAAGCAAAGCCAACTCCAGAGAAGCCAGCACCTGAAGCAAAGCCAACTCCAGAGAAGCCAGCACCTGAAGCAAAGCCAACTCCAGAGAAGCCAGCACCTGAAGCAAAGCCAACTCCTACACCTGCTAGTAAAGATGCCCTACAGGCAACACCTGAAACTCGTGTTGTTAAAGAATTGAGCAAAACAGGTATCACCATTGGAGCACTTTCTGCAATCATGGCCGGAATTCTTGTTCTCGGTTCAGGATTAATGATCCTTAACCGTCGCGCCAAGAAGTAA
- a CDS encoding IS110 family transposase, producing the protein MSIVAHIHPYVVGVDTHARNHVYSVLASATGELLGSQKFPTTEAGIKRAMRWVVSRTHSHDDTLWVIEGTSSYGAVLTGKVLARNFSVAEAPRVDSQHRYGTGKSDELDCARIARATLGLPVDKLRRPRLGRGVRQAIRILVASRELLAGERTRNVNALTALVRSNPLGIDARSSLSSAQIEQVASWRMRDEDIEIRVARAEAKRLARQILDLDCELGANERDLAGLVQISEAAPLLQEKGFGAVSAAKCLTAWSHYGRIRTEAEFASLAGVNPIPASSGNTVRHRLNRGGDRKLNSALHMVAIVKMPHDEETKKYVTRRREEGKTDREIRRCLKRYIARRVYRTLNAQHSLATTT; encoded by the coding sequence ATGTCTATTGTTGCTCATATTCACCCGTATGTCGTTGGCGTTGATACCCATGCTCGCAACCATGTGTACTCAGTTCTTGCCTCGGCCACGGGCGAACTGTTGGGATCGCAGAAGTTCCCCACGACTGAGGCAGGGATAAAGCGCGCCATGAGATGGGTTGTTAGTCGCACCCACTCCCATGACGATACTTTGTGGGTCATAGAGGGCACCTCTTCTTATGGTGCTGTCCTGACCGGCAAGGTGCTAGCACGTAATTTTTCTGTTGCTGAGGCGCCCCGTGTTGATTCCCAGCATCGCTACGGCACGGGAAAGTCCGATGAATTGGACTGTGCAAGGATCGCGCGAGCAACCTTGGGTTTGCCGGTGGATAAGTTGCGTCGTCCGCGCCTTGGTCGCGGGGTTCGTCAAGCAATCCGAATCCTTGTCGCATCTCGAGAACTCTTGGCAGGCGAGCGTACCCGGAATGTGAACGCGTTGACTGCTCTTGTGCGTAGCAACCCATTGGGTATTGATGCGCGTAGCTCGTTATCATCGGCTCAGATCGAACAGGTTGCCTCGTGGCGAATGCGCGATGAGGATATCGAGATCCGAGTTGCCAGAGCCGAAGCGAAAAGGCTTGCTCGCCAGATTCTCGACCTCGATTGTGAGCTTGGGGCCAACGAACGCGATCTTGCTGGACTAGTCCAGATCAGTGAAGCTGCACCATTACTGCAAGAGAAAGGCTTTGGTGCTGTGAGCGCGGCGAAGTGTCTTACGGCGTGGTCTCACTACGGCAGAATCAGAACTGAGGCAGAGTTCGCTTCCCTTGCTGGAGTCAATCCAATACCCGCCTCGTCGGGAAACACGGTTCGACATCGGCTTAATCGTGGAGGAGATCGTAAGCTCAATAGCGCGCTACACATGGTCGCCATCGTGAAAATGCCCCATGACGAGGAGACGAAAAAATACGTTACGAGAAGGCGAGAGGAAGGAAAAACTGACCGGGAAATCCGGCGCTGCCTCAAACGCTATATAGCTCGCCGGGTCTATCGCACACTCAATGCCCAGCACTCGCTCGCCACAACCACTTGA
- a CDS encoding histidine phosphatase family protein encodes MQLILVRHGQTYLNAKHTLDTAVPGAALTEEGWTQANDVVATLAAYEPEAIWASNLTRTQQTATPLATRLGLDIQIHEGFREIAAGALEGGTSEEDYFAYTNTIVTWLKGDLELPMGGDSDVTGMSVLSRFDDAVRAAEASAQHTAVVFSHGGAIAYWVGARARDAMVGAEGFIPLTNTGFARLEGTLEGGYRLKSWMHHEVD; translated from the coding sequence GTGCAACTGATTCTTGTCCGTCACGGCCAGACATACCTGAACGCCAAACATACGCTCGACACGGCGGTGCCCGGGGCTGCGTTGACGGAGGAAGGGTGGACGCAAGCAAACGACGTCGTCGCCACGCTTGCCGCCTACGAGCCGGAGGCCATCTGGGCTTCGAACCTGACGCGCACTCAGCAAACCGCCACACCGCTGGCCACGCGCCTAGGGCTCGATATCCAAATTCACGAGGGTTTTCGCGAGATCGCCGCCGGCGCGTTGGAAGGCGGGACGAGCGAGGAGGACTATTTCGCCTACACCAACACCATTGTCACGTGGCTGAAGGGTGATCTTGAGCTACCTATGGGTGGAGATAGCGATGTAACGGGCATGTCGGTGCTGAGCCGCTTTGACGACGCCGTCCGCGCGGCTGAGGCAAGCGCGCAGCACACGGCCGTGGTCTTTTCCCACGGGGGAGCGATCGCATATTGGGTAGGCGCGCGTGCTAGGGATGCCATGGTCGGCGCCGAGGGATTCATTCCGCTGACCAACACAGGTTTTGCTCGGCTCGAGGGGACACTTGAGGGCGGGTATCGCCTCAAGTCATGGATGCACCACGAGGTCGATTGA